A window of Malania oleifera isolate guangnan ecotype guangnan chromosome 2, ASM2987363v1, whole genome shotgun sequence genomic DNA:
agctggggccgtattcctctgctggcctcctcgtggtgcctggtaacctcctcgtgcaggtctaggaacagtaccaatctgtgtcggacactccctcatcatatgtcccggctccccgcacctgtagcagacacctcgcccagcacgacactctcccaggtgtttcttcccgcaagatgggcaagcgggagatggctgtgcaccctggaaaccgcgattcccggtcttctgtctcaggtccctataatagccacctctcttccacgcggcacggtcggctccctgctggaaatcagaaggtatggatctcttcttctgcctctgctcctcagcctccaatcgctctccagtctctgctatagtggctctatccactagttcagtaaaatcctgcaacttcagaatcgatacctgcttataaatttctctcctcaaacctctttcaaactgtcgtaccttcttcacctcatctggaataatgtacggggcgaagcgagatagttcgatgaacctcgccgcgtactgctgtactgacagctgtccctgcttcagattcaggaactccgtaatcttagcctccctagaagaggctggaaaatacctgtcgaagaatatctctctaaatcgcccccaagtcatctctacaggtatagtcctctgctgctctaacaatctcactgctgaccaccatctctcggcctctccagtcaatctgtaggtggcgaacagcaccttctgctcctctgaacactgcagcactgcaaaaattttctccatctcctgcacccaattctcagcgactgcaggatccgttccccctgagaaagctggaggattcatctttatgaacttctcgatcgtacaaccgtggcctacagacggaccaccttgttctctcgaactcctggca
This region includes:
- the LOC131148874 gene encoding uncharacterized protein LOC131148874, which gives rise to MDHGGNSAHASGSEGAGPSGAAGSDSDAVLRSVAQQVMAEIARSSREQGGPSVGHGCTIEKFIKMNPPAFSGGTDPAVAENWVQEMEKIFAVLQCSEEQKVLFATYRLTGEAERWWSAVRLLEQQRTIPVEMTWGRFREIFFDRYFPASSREAKITEFLNLKQGQLSVQQYAARFIELSRFAPYIIPDEVKKVRQFERGLRREIYKQVSILKLQDFTELVDRATIAETGERLEAEEQRQKKRSIPSDFQQGADRAAWKRGGYYRDLRQKTGNRGFQGAQPSPACPSCGKKHLGECRAGRGVCYRCGEPGHMMRECPTQIGTVPRPARGGYQAPRGGQQRNTAPARVFALTPGDAEAAGDVVTGVPERPAGQGRR